The Salminus brasiliensis chromosome 3, fSalBra1.hap2, whole genome shotgun sequence genome contains a region encoding:
- the cbx2 gene encoding chromobox protein homolog 2: MEELSAVGEQVFDAECILNKRLRKGKLEYLVKWRGWSAKHNSWEPQENLLDPRLLAAFNKREQERELLLRKRGKRPRGRPRKIMDSVPPVSKSSSSSSSSSSSGSSSSSSSSSSSSEEDDDDDDDEDDDDDDDDNSDRKLKTSPRPRELNPVPQKKAQIVVAKPDPPKKKRGRKPLTPELKALRQSQIKSSRKPMLKDPLSDLRGNIKKPLMPASFTYTGMNRAANREPLAAQSRGSFTHTSSTKSSLTTVGPGRPAGSLGRLSQGKGTADFKLSDMGSGGGGLDLKASACKSPGVASLSLHNSKLTACSTNGQAGGGAPNWTKKQETLTQSPLQRSAGNKPATTSLSSVKSSSNQAMSLQPASLHGASKIAQGSDSSAVDGSIQGSIHRNSGGSVRKGSTQEKSLSMNPANQAAGLGMMGSRNSSIPIGVDRVKSEDSSDPAERLGKANQGRHQKGLSFTSALDRNGSKDGSKAAKTLSEMSTGEEGTSSESEQESSFSSKSQDLSIGMQAGQDWRPTRSLIEHVFVTDVTANLVTVTVKESPTSVGFFSIRNF; this comes from the exons atggaggagctgagcgcGGTGGGAGAGCAGGTTTTTGATGCCGAGTGCATCCTGAACAAAAGGCTCCGTAAG GGGAAGTTGGAGTATCTGGTGAAGTGGAGAGGATGGTCGGCCAa GCACAATAGCTGGGAGCCGCAGGAGAACCTCCTTGACCCAAGACTGCTGGCTGCGTTTAACAAGAG GGAGCAGGAGCGAGAACTGTTGCTCCGGAAGCGAGGAAAACGGCCTCGTGGAAGGCCGCGGAAAATCATG GACTCTGTTCCACCAGTCTCGAAATCAAGTAGTTCCTCATCGTCTTCATCCTCATCTGGCTCGTCCTCTTCTtcgtcctcctcttcttcttcctctgaggaggatgatgatgatgacgacgatGAGGACGACGACGACGATGACGACGACAACAGCGACAGGAAGCTGAAGACGAGTCCCCGTCCTAGGGAGCTGAACCCCGTTCCGCAGAAGAAGGCTCAGATTGTAGTAGCCAAACCAGACCCTCCGAAAAAGAAGCGAGGCAGAAAGCCTTTGACTCCAGAGCTAAAGGCCTTGCGTCAGAGTCAGATCAAGAGTTCACGAAAGCCCATGCTGAAAGACCCTCTGTCCGATTTGCGGGGCAACATCAAGAAACCCCTCATGCCTGCCAGCTTCACCTACACAGGTATGAATCGAGCTGCCAACAGGGAGCCACTTGCTGCGCAGAGCAGAGGATCCTTCACCCACACGTCGTCTACAAAGAGTTCCCTCACCACTGTGGGTCCAGGTCGCCCAGCGGGATCGCTTGGACGGCTGTCGCAAGGGAAAGGCACGGCGGATTTCAAACTCTCGGACATGgggagtggaggaggagggctGGATTTAAAGGCGTCCGCATGCAAGTCTCCGGGAGTGGCGTCACTGAGCTTGCACAACTCGAAGCTTACAGCATGCAGTACCAACGGGCAGGCAGGAGGGGGAGCTCCGAACTGGACGAAAAAGCAGGAAACTCTGACGCAAAGTCCTCTGCAACGATCGGCCGGCAACAAACCTGCAACTACGTCTTTGTCCTCTGTAAAAAGCTCCAGTAACCAGGCTATGAGCCTCCAGCCTGCAAGCCTCCATGGTGCAAGCAAAATCGCACAAGGTAGTGACTCTTCTGCAGTTGATGGCAGCATCCAAGGCTCCATCCATCGGAACTCTGGAGGCTCAGTAAGAAAAGGCTCGACGCAAGAGAAAAGCCTTTCGATGAACCCAGCCAATCAAGCAGCAGGATTAGGGATGATGGGTTCACGCAACAGTAGCATCCCGATTGGGGTGGACCGGGTAAAGTCCGAAGATTCCAGTGACCCCGCGGAGAGGTTGGGGAAAGCCAATCAAGGCAGGCATCAGAAAGGCTTGAGCTTCACATCAGCCTTGGACAGAAATGGCTCGAAAGACGGAAGCAAGGCAGCGAAGACGCTGAGCGAAATGAGCACGGGGGAAGAGGGAACCAGTTCGGAGTCTGAGCAAGAGTCTTCATTCTCCAGCAAAAGTCAGGATCTGTCGATTGGCATGCAGGCCGGTCAGGACTGGAGACCCACACGCAGCCTGATTGAACATGTTTTTGTCACTGACGTCACCGCCAACCTCGTCACGGTCACCGTGAAGGAGTCGCCCACCAGCGTTGGCTTTTTCAGCATCCGGAACTTCTGA
- the LOC140551148 gene encoding ectonucleotide pyrophosphatase/phosphodiesterase family member 7-like, with protein MLWTLCVCLCVCAHSLAMPMTGRPSRSKVLLVSFDGFRWDYDRDVDTPHLDAMARDGVKAPYVTPAFFTMTSPTHFTILTGKYIENHGVIHNMWFNTLTSEKKPYYQTQFVNEWWDNGTVPIWITAQRQGLQAGSLHFPGTASTYQGESADVTEVEPRFYNYSNETAWRENVDKVMGSWFREKDLDFVSLYFGEPDSTGHKYGPDSPERREMVKQVDRTIGYMRSSAERNGLTDRLNIIITADHGMTTIFRNGLVEEITLYKIPGFSFQDLAFHLVDYGPTGMLLPKEGRLEKVYNALKGAHPHLHVYKKEEMPSRLRFANNDRILPIILWSDPGYVINGYFSVQVNKGEHGFDNENMDMKPFFRAVGPAFRKNLEVEPFETVNIYPLMCHLLDITPEPNDGHLDATRAMLMASEPLEDRTPVSDVHTRAFIGLAAVAGFLFITFVFVLIGHIVKRRRNNNRTSGWEKTEDFQTKEASF; from the exons ATGCTGTGGactttgtgtgtctgtctgtgtgtttgtgcacactCTCTAGCCATGCCCATGACTGGACGCCCAAGCCGCAGTAAAGTGCTACTGGTCTCCTTTGATGGATTCAG GTGGGACTATGACAGGGACGTGGACACCCCTCACCTGGACGCTATGGCACGAGATGGCGTGAAAGCCCCGTATGTGACCCCAGCCTTCTTCACCATGACCAGCCCTACCCACTTTACTATTCTGACCG GTAAATACATTGAAAACCACGGGGTGATCCACAACATGTGGTTCAACACCCTCACCTCTGAGAAGAAACCATACTACCAGACCCAGTTTGTGAACGAATGGTGGGACAATGGCACTGTGCCCATCTGGATCACTGCTCAAAGACAG ggTCTTCAGGCTGGTTCCCTTCACTTCCCCGGGACTGCCTCCACCTACCAGGGAGAGAGTGCAGACGTGACTGAGGTGGAACCACGGTTCTACAACTACAGCAATGAGACGGCTTGGCGCGAGAATGTGGACAAAGTAATGGGAAGCTGGTTTCGAGAGAAAGACCTGGACTTTGTGTCCCTGTACTTTGGTGAGCCGGACAGCACAGGTCACAAGTATGGGCCGGACTCTCCGGAGCGCAGAGAGATGGTCAAACAGGTGGACCGCACCATCGGCTACATGCGCAGCTCAGCAGAACGCAACGGCCTCACTGACCGcctcaacatcatcatcaccgCCGACCATGGCATGACCACGATTTTCCGGAACGGGCTCGTAGAGGAGATCACCCTGTATAAGATTCCAGGATTCTCGTTCCAAGACTTGGCGTTCCACCTGGTGGATTACGGGCCCACAGGCATGCTCCTGCCCAAGGAAGGGAGGTTGGAGAAGGTTTATAATGCTCTGAAGGGAGCACATCCACACCTCCATGTTTACAAGAAGGAGGAAATGCCATCCAGGCTGCGTTTCGCCAACAATGACCGCATATTACCCATCATCCTCTGGTCTGACCCAGGATATGTCATTAACGGG TACTTTTCAGTGCAGGTAAACAAGGGGGAGCACGGTTTTGACAACGAGAACATGGACATGAAACCGTTCTTCCGGGCAGTGGGACCAGCCTTCCGGAAGAATCTGGAGGTGGAGCCATTTGAGACGGTGAACATCTACCCGTTGATGTGCCACCTGCTGGACATCACACCTGAACCCAATGATGGCCACTTGGACGCCACACGGGCAATGCTGATGGCCTCCGAGCCACTTGAGG ACAGAACCCCTGTATCTGATGTCCACACACGTGCATTCATCGGCCTGGCGGCAGTGGCCGGCTTTCTGTTTATCACGTTTGTTTTCGTCCTGATTGGCCACATCGTCAAACGCAGAAGGAACAACAACAG AACCAGCGGCTGGGAGAAGACTGAAGACTTTCAGACAAAAGAAGCTTCCTTTTAG